The Plasmodium knowlesi strain H genome assembly, chromosome: 14 region taCATGCTCCATATGATCCTCCTCTGCACTGTTTTTAGACCATCACGATAGTCACATAGACATCGGTTTAGGATTAGGAAGTTCGCATAAGACAAGAAGTTTTTTGACAGAAGGTCACATATTTCTACATCGTGGTATTCTCCTTTGATCCCTCTTATACTTTCGTCAACAAGGTCGCTTATCCCTACTTTCTTAGCATCTCCTGCATAAttactttccttcctttttgccATCCGGGTGGAGGGTTCTTCACTTGGGTCATTGCCCACAGTTGAAGTTGGCACTGCGCTTGATGCGACATCTTCCGCATCTGGTTTCCCATCTGGCTTCCCATCTGGCTTCCCATCTGGCTTCCCCTCTGTGTTTCCCTTCCTCGCGAGCAGTAGGAATGGACTCAGGAACgtgtctccattttttccatcagtACTTCGCCCTGTAATGCCTTTTCTATGACTAGCCAATGTGCTTCTCCCCTTGGTCACCCCCACATGCGCATTGTgtataaaaaggggggcacTACTCTTGGCGGGGGAGGAGTGGCAGGGGAGtatcttttcccatttctcgcttctcacaaaaaaagaattcaaatCGCGCAGAGGCAGAAACAGATGTGTCACGAGGGCGAAGAAGAGGAGACATATGAACCACATAATAGTGATACGCACCTGAGGGGGGGGTGCGCCTTTGCGTATCTCTACGTGTGCATAATGCGGTGTGTAATATCCGCGTAGAACTATCGGTTCTGGGGGGGGGCGGGCTACAAGTCTGTGGGTGTTGCGCTGACTCTCCTATGCAGATAACATGTGCAATAATACGTATGCATAcgaatatgcacatgtacacgCTCCTCTCGCATAGGATGAAACCTTGCGTGTGATAAACACATCAGACAAATGTGTGCCCGTAACTGATTGAGGAAATGTGCGCGTTGAGCCTTTAGCTAATTTGaggtcattttttctttttttttttctttttttttttctttttttttcccctctattATAATTTCCTGAATAGTTCACTCACAAATGTATAACGTTACAGGAATTTATCCCTTCTTTCCTCTGAACGGGAAAAATGTAGGTGTAATAAAAGGGTAAAATAACAAATGATTGAAGGGCCAAGTGCCCACGCGCCTATGCAACACACTTGTGCAAAGGCAGAAAAGTACGATGAGTTCTATCCCCCTGTTTTGGCGCGCTTGTACCTTCACTAGGGGGGGGCGAGCGCTTTTGCGACTTTTCCAGCGCGGCGCGCACGTACATGCGTAGAAACGTGTACATATCACACGATACAAGGGCTCCGCGGTATCAAAACACagcattatatattttcattaCATGCGCATTTAACACTTGCGTGGGTGCCTTCTTTACACGCCCAGGAGTGTAAGTTTAGCTAAACTTCCATCTCGCacggggaggggaaaatgagaaaaaaagaaatggactGGTGCAGGGAATTTTCCTTGCAATTTTATTGCGCCTCGGTGGGACcttccagaaaaaaaaaaaaaaaaaaaaaaaaaaaaaaaaaatataaaatatatgcatgaacagtgtgaagaaaaaaaaaaaaaatgcgcaacATTTTCCCaagaaaaatgtaagaaAAATGCTCTTAGCAATAACATGATTTGGcgttatgtatatttttgcgaatatgcaaaaatgaaaacatttcTGGCACTTTTCTGATACCTGATTTTTGTTAAAGAGAGTTACCAATGAATGCGCAAGTTAATGAGCAAATGTGACTGCGTATCGCTTTTTCATGTGACCGATCACAGTTTTACCGCTTCGATGTAAACtcggaaaaaaagattaaataACTATAatcatatgtttttttcccttccgatCGTATGTAAACGCataatactttttttcctttttttttttttttttttttttttcttccttttttgcctgTCACAAAATTGTGCATCCCGATATAGCCGCCCTGGAGGAAGGCGACTTTAAAATGACCAAGTCGAGGAACGCTTGCAGAAGATacaaacaaaaaggggatcACTGAGAAGTCAAACTGGTTTTGATTATCTCGAATGTGTCACGTAGGAGATTTTCCTTTCGAAACCGTGCATTGTTAAGGGGATCACTTGGTCTCCcacttttttcacttccccctttgaagaTTTGCCCCCACTCCCCCTACTCAGGGGAAATTGCAGAACAGAAATATTTGATATATTTCTGTCAGGGAGGAAAGCATACTCAGTACACGTGAAATAAGAGACACGTGTCCGGTGCGGAGTGATAATtggtcttcctttttttttttccaccgtCCCAACCGTCTAACATGATGCATAGCAGGCTGGGTTAGTTGCCCCTGTCATACTAGTACGCCTATTTTGTAAGAAAACCGAGAGGTGAAAAGCCTACGCCAAGGGGAGGGGTGACAGAGGAGACTCAGAAGGAGAGACGCGTAGAAAGCTTATTCCCCTCGATCGGCACCCCAGACGGGGCCTCCGCATTTCCCGCCATAAAAGCATATACACACAGACCACGCGGAGTCAGACGTGGGCGAACGCTTCTCTACACAGAGGAATATCAGCATCGCAGAAGCGCATAGGCTCATCTCTTCGTCGACTTTCCTTCCTAGCGGTACCAACCTTCCCCCGAagaaccccccccccccccccatagGTAGACAAGATGGTGGATGACGAGGAGCTAAAGAGGCTCAGGTTCGTCCTGAGCAAAAAGGTGGGGCGAataaaatactttttttcgtacatgttctacaaaatattcagccatttttataacaagaaaaataaaaaacgagaAAGGTTTGTAAATATACATGGAAGGACGAGTCCCCAATTTTTCTGTGACAATAAAATTAGGAGTACAAAGTACACAGTAATCACATTTATtcctctctttttattttaccaaTTCTcggattttttaaatttattttatttgtgtgTTTCTTTGCTACAAATAATTCCGATATTCAACACTGGATATGTGTTCACCTTTGTGGCCCCAttaattttcatcattcttgTAAGTCTAATCAACGAAGTGGTTGACGATTTGAAGCGGTTTATAAAGGACCTTGAGAATAACAACGAAATTTATTACACCCTTTTGGAGAACGGGaatttcgaaaaaatatactCCAAGGATATAAAAGTCGGAGATATCATTTTGATAAAATCCAAGCAGAGAGCCCCGGCGGATTGTATTTTGTTACGTAATTtaagtaaaaatgaagaatatacTTTTAAggtggaggagaagaaatttttcGGCAGTAtaaaattgaacaaaaattCCAACGTGTACAACAAAATTAACAAGAACTACTaccattttaataaaaatattgataACGAATTGATTGATGATCGATATAACGAGTCAAACAACAACTTGAGCGAAACGAGCAATCATCAACTCTTtagtgaaaatgaaaaatctcTAAACGgagcgaaagaaaaaaaatttcttttaaaagacAAGCCAGAGAAAAGTGGTCATAAAAATgatatgaacagttcaggcGAATTAGctaattttgaaaagaaaaaaaaaaaaaaaaaaaaaaaaaagaaaaagaaattaaagaatagaaatttaaaaaacaaagacGCAGGTGCAGGTGGATCGACCGAAACGGCCAATTATACGTATGTCAAAACGGACAAAATTGATGGTGAAACGGACTGGAAAATTAAGTACCCAATTAGCATCTtccaaaatttaaaaaagttgaaaGATTTCTTCACCATTGATATTCTGTTCATCCTGGAGCAGCCCAAAAATGACATTTATAAAATTGAGGGTTCTTTCGTCATATTCAAGTATAACCCGCATGGCGACTtccagaaggaagaaaacaataACACCATGGGAATGAGTGACAACCCGTTGATGAACTATTCCTTCGACATGATCAGGGACGGGGAGGTCGACTTGGAGCGCGGCAATCGCGGCGGAGTGGCCAAGGCGGGTGAGCCCGCATACGGTGAGGAGGACAacgatgacgatgatgatgacgacgaagacgatgatgatgatgaggaagatgatgaagacgatgatgatgacggcgaggatgatgaggatgaacGCCGAAAGGAACTCGAATTGGAAAACGTTGCTGACGGCAATGAAAAAGGAGTGCATCATAAGGGCTATGTAAATTTGGCGGAAAAGGACACAGACTACGTGTACAGCAAtaacaggaaggaaaaaaagatgaacaaTGAAATGGTGAAATTCAACGACCTGGAAAAGGGAGCAGTTGTAGGAGTAGGTGGCTCAGGAGGTACTATGTCGGGTCAAAACAGAGGAGTTATTGAAAATTATAActgcacaaaaaataatgcaaaaaaaagtggaaactATGTTGCAGAGACGAGCATGTGTAGTGTCTTTAATAATGAAGacaatttcaatttttacaatGTCAGCTATAGAAAGAAATTAACTTACGacaactttattctttttaactCTGTGATTACGAGTTCAGATGTGCTTTGTTTAGTTATTTACACCGGAAGTGATACAAGAGTGAATATGAGTACACAGattagcaaaataaaaagaggaatgatAGACAATAAGTTGAATATGATAAcgttatttttgtttttaattctcGCGTTATTCtccatgtacatgtgtacggTGAAGTTGAATAATCTGTGGTACTTGAATTTTATTCGTTTCGTTTTGCTGTTCTCATCCGTCATCCCTATATCTTTAAGTGTTAATTTAAATATCGCTAAAATTTATTACACTTTGGTGATTCAGAAGGATAAGGAAATCGAAACCACAATTATAAAGAACAGCGCAATTATAGAAAACTTTGGTGATGTGGACTACATTTTCACGGACAAGACGGGAACACTCACAGAAAATGTAATGGTCCTTAAAGTTATACATATCGGCTTGGATGTTATCCATgcggaaaatgaaaagaataatatGCTACAGGGaaatatggaaaataaagggaaaggaaatttcAACAAGCATATGCTATCATACGACTTGGATGATTTAAACGAAGATGTGGATGGCTCGTCTTTTTACTTAGGATCCAACTACTCGAAGAACGAACGAAGGAATAAGTACAgtggaaacaaaaatgaactgtCAGCCTTGAGGCAACTAAACAAAACAGTGAACCCTATGGATCGTATCAATATTCTCCATGATGAGGAAAACATTGATGAAGAGAATTTggattatgaaaattttgattTCGGAAATTTTAATGAACATTCGGCAGGCTCCAAATCAGGCTTTTCTCAGAATAACTACCGAAGTGCAAACTTAAAACCTTTCAAGCAGAACAGCTTGGCTATGAGTACGAGCGTATCAGGGGGAGGTTTGGGACAGAGGAGGAACGACATTCATAAAAAGAACTCTGTTCatttggagaagaagaaaaaagtggaacaaaTGGTGGACGAATTTTTGAAGTACAAGTTGGATCCCCTAGATTATTACAATGACAATGTGGAAGATGTAGAGTTCTTGAAGAAGCACCGTGTATTCCAGacatttttgtctttccttATATGCAACAATATAAGAACTCTGGCAAAGGAGAGCAACAATGACGGAGATTCCAACGGTAGTGTAAATGGCACTGCAAATGGTAGTGCAAATGACAGTACAAATGCCAGTGCCAACGGTGGGGATAgcaaagaaaaggataaggtaaagaaaaaaaagggggagaaggaaacaGACACACAGAAAAATTTCTACTACATATTAAAAGTTaatcgaaaaaataagaaggaaaataaaaagaagaaagagaaacaTATGGATAGTAGTAGTGGAGCCTTTTCTTATGACAAAAAGAATTTGGAGTCTAACAGTTCCGAAGATTCTGAAACATTTTCACACTCGGATGTGAGTTATCAATGTTCCTCTCCAGACGAGTTGGCGTTCCTAAAATATGCTACCAACTGTGGCTTCATCTTGAGGAAGAAAACTGCCAGCAGgatagaaataaaatataaaaacctAGTCATGGAGTACGACATTCTGTTGCACATCCCATTCTCATCCGAAACAAAGCGAATGAGTATTTTCGTGCGCAACGTGAAGAATAGAAACATTTACTTCTTCATTAAAGGGGCAGATAACATTTTAATAAAGAAGTGTCATGAGAAGTATAAAACATTCATTTATGAAGAGAGTGATCATCTGTCCAACTTGGGTCTGCGTGTCCTGGTGCATGGGTTTTTAAACATAGAGGAGCAGTTCTTCCATACCTTCTCCAATTTGTACAACAAGAATAAAGATGTCAAGGGGCAATTGGAGAATATTTTGGACTACGTCGAGAAGAACATCAAGGTTCTGGCCATAACAGGTGTGGAGGACAAGTTGCAGGAGGTGAGTTGAGCGCGGCGCGGGGGAAGAGCActtggcgttttttttctgccacCTTCTCGTTCGAATATGTTACCATTGTAATGTGTTGttcagttcattttttcccccctttgcacacgcaaatatgtatatacatccATGCATATGTgaatacatgcatacacacatacatgcgtatatacatgcgtacATGCATACGTGCAATCTGCAGGGCGTGGGAAAGACCATTGAGATGCTCTACAACAGTGGAATCAAGGTGTGGGTTCTAACCGGAGACAAAATAGAAACAGCCATCTGCATCTGCAAGAACGCCAAcattaagaagaagaagcataacatatacatattcagGCACGAAAATATTAAGAGCACCTCCAACCTCATAAGAGACTTTAACTCCATCTTAAGTAACATAGATTCGTATGTTCTCTTCTTTGACAACATTATAATTCAAAACTGTATCAAGTACATTCCTAATGCGTTCGTGGATTTTGCGGCGAATGCGCGAGCAGTGGTAagctatatatacataatccTGTGCGTCACAATAACATGGGTATTTTTGTGCAcctttactttttccatggcagttgttcatattttctttttatcatgttgatttttttttttcataccgCCAATAGGTTTGTTGCAGGTGTAGCCCTAtcgagaagaaagaaattgcTCTTCTAATAAAAACCattaggaggaagaaaatcctGTGCATCGGAGATGGAGGAAATGACGTGGCCATGATCCAGGCCGCGGACATTGGCATTGGTGTtttaggaaaagaaggaaaacaagtTGTGCACGACAGTGATATAATTGTCTCAAAGTTTAAGAACATAAAGAAGCTCATTCTGTACTATGGAAACAACACCTTTTTGCAAACCTCATCTCTTTGCTCTTTTCTGATACACAGGGGATTCGTCCTCACCTACCTACAGTTTATTTAcagctacatttttttcagcaTACCGGTGTCTATCTTTCAGGTGAGTTTACGTTCCGGAGAGGCTTTCATCCCCTTTGCACTTTTTCcaatgtgcatatatgtccatatgcagtttcttcatttgcactttttccaatgtgcatatatgtccatatgCAATTTCgtcattttcactttttccaatgtgcatttttctcgtcgcatatccccccccccccccccccccccccttagggATGGTTGCAAATTGGCTACACGACATATTACACCACAGCGCCATTTCTGTCTCTTCTGTTGgatgtgaaaataaaaaagaacttgATATACCTGTACCCggaaatatacaaaaataaaaagcacaAGAGAAAGCTGGATTTGAAGTCATTCTTTATCATTGTGTggatttccattttccagGTACTTCCCGATGGGCTTCGCGCACCGACTGTGCATGCACCATTATTGCGGAGACAACGCCACACCATACATTATTCTTGCGAATTATTCTTTACTACCTCTTTCCATTTGCAGGGTACCGTGGTCATGCTCGGGGCGTTGAAGTTGTTCAACGATAACTATAATAACCTCATTAACATATCCTTTTCGTCTCTCATCGTTTTGGAGATAATGAACATTCACCTGGAGGTGGAGTCATGGTAAGTGCCCACAGGGGGGTGACCAGTACGCCGACAACGCCTTCgcgtgcacacatatatatatatatatatatatatatatatatatatatgcctacTTATATTCGTACAACGTGCATTTTATACTTGGCCCTTTTGGAATCGTTGTACCTTCCCCCGTACAGGCACCCGTTGATGATATCAGCCAACATCTGCTCCTTCATCGTCTACATCTTTTCGATGTTTATCCTGAGGAACTATTTCGACATCATGCAAATTATGTCGGTCATGTTTTGGTACAAAGTTATATTGATCGTCCTGTTCGCGtggcttccttttttcataattaaaa contains the following coding sequences:
- a CDS encoding phospholipid-transporting ATPase, putative — translated: MVDDEELKRLRFVLSKKVGRIKYFFSYMFYKIFSHFYNKKNKKRERFVNIHGRTSPQFFCDNKIRSTKYTVITFIPLFLFYQFSDFLNLFYLCVSLLQIIPIFNTGYVFTFVAPLIFIILVSLINEVVDDLKRFIKDLENNNEIYYTLLENGNFEKIYSKDIKVGDIILIKSKQRAPADCILLRNLSKNEEYTFKVEEKKFFGSIKLNKNSNVYNKINKNYYHFNKNIDNELIDDRYNESNNNLSETSNHQLFSENEKSLNGAKEKKFLLKDKPEKSGHKNDMNSSGELANFEKKKKKKKKKKKKKLKNRNLKNKDAGAGGSTETANYTYVKTDKIDGETDWKIKYPISIFQNLKKLKDFFTIDILFILEQPKNDIYKIEGSFVIFKYNPHGDFQKEENNNTMGMSDNPLMNYSFDMIRDGEVDLERGNRGGVAKAGEPAYGEEDNDDDDDDDEDDDDDEEDDEDDDDDGEDDEDERRKELELENVADGNEKGVHHKGYVNLAEKDTDYVYSNNRKEKKMNNEMVKFNDLEKGAVVGVGGSGGTMSGQNRGVIENYNCTKNNAKKSGNYVAETSMCSVFNNEDNFNFYNVSYRKKLTYDNFILFNSVITSSDVLCLVIYTGSDTRVNMSTQISKIKRGMIDNKLNMITLFLFLILALFSMYMCTVKLNNLWYLNFIRFVLLFSSVIPISLSVNLNIAKIYYTLVIQKDKEIETTIIKNSAIIENFGDVDYIFTDKTGTLTENVMVLKVIHIGLDVIHAENEKNNMLQGNMENKGKGNFNKHMLSYDLDDLNEDVDGSSFYLGSNYSKNERRNKYSGNKNELSALRQLNKTVNPMDRINILHDEENIDEENLDYENFDFGNFNEHSAGSKSGFSQNNYRSANLKPFKQNSLAMSTSVSGGGLGQRRNDIHKKNSVHLEKKKKVEQMVDEFLKYKLDPLDYYNDNVEDVEFLKKHRVFQTFLSFLICNNIRTLAKESNNDGDSNGSVNGTANGSANDSTNASANGGDSKEKDKVKKKKGEKETDTQKNFYYILKVNRKNKKENKKKKEKHMDSSSGAFSYDKKNLESNSSEDSETFSHSDVSYQCSSPDELAFLKYATNCGFILRKKTASRIEIKYKNLVMEYDILLHIPFSSETKRMSIFVRNVKNRNIYFFIKGADNILIKKCHEKYKTFIYEESDHLSNLGLRVLVHGFLNIEEQFFHTFSNLYNKNKDVKGQLENILDYVEKNIKVLAITGVEDKLQEGVGKTIEMLYNSGIKVWVLTGDKIETAICICKNANIKKKKHNIYIFRHENIKSTSNLIRDFNSILSNIDSYVLFFDNIIIQNCIKYIPNAFVDFAANARAVVCCRCSPIEKKEIALLIKTIRRKKILCIGDGGNDVAMIQAADIGIGVLGKEGKQVVHDSDIIVSKFKNIKKLILYYGNNTFLQTSSLCSFLIHRGFVLTYLQFIYSYIFFSIPVSIFQGWLQIGYTTYYTTAPFLSLLLDVKIKKNLIYLYPEIYKNKKHKRKLDLKSFFIIVWISIFQGTVVMLGALKLFNDNYNNLINISFSSLIVLEIMNIHLEVESWHPLMISANICSFIVYIFSMFILRNYFDIMQIMSVMFWYKVILIVLFAWLPFFIIKKVKNILTPSQFFKLA